GGGCTGGGAGCTGTGTTCAGCGTGCTTGACATGACCCCCTTGATCGGTCCAGGCCTGATGAGAGCCCCCCGACCCGCCAGACTTGGCCAGGAGAAGCCCCATGCAACGCGGAACAGGGCTGTCTACCGCCGGCTCGTCCTGCCAGGGCGTTGCGGATGTGGGCACCAGCAGGGGATGGCGGCCAGCCTCGCCCAACCCTCAGGGCAGCACTAACCGCAACAGGCGGTTGCCCTCCGGATTCAGCAGCGAGGCACCCAGGGGTAGGGCCGCGGTGATCCAGGCGTTGAGCCCGCCACCGGGCCTCCTCCCATCCGCCTGGCCGTGCAGACACAGCCCAGGCGACCCCTGCTTGCGGGGCTGCGGCTCAACGCCAAGCAGAGCGCCATGGAACCGTGCCAGAGGGACGGGTTATTCAGCGGCGAGCACGACGAACCTGTGATCGACGGGACCACGACCTTGGGTATCCAGACTCAGCAGCAGAGGGTTGCACGGCGGCCCAGCGGCCGGATGGTGCTGACGAAAGGGACTGGGCAGAGGTGTAACCCTTGCCCAGCAGTGGCAAGTGCCCTTCCCATCTGCCTGATCAGAGCCACAGGGACCTCATGCGCTCGCTCACCCAGGGACGGTGCTGTGATGGCTGGGGCTGCTGTGTTCTTGGCTTTTTCCAAGTTTGGGGCCTCTTTGGTCTTGAATCGGTGAATCGTGGCTCAGTGCAGGATCATGGCTGCCACGAGCTTCCCTGTAGCCGACCATTTCCATGAACGACTTGAATGCTCCGGCCTGGAGGCGGTTGAGCCACTCGGCACTGCTGCGCTTTCTGTTGCTGCTTGCCTGTGGCTGGGGTGTGGTGAAACTGATCGACTACTTCCAAGCGGTGCTCACCTTGTTCATCGCAGCGGCGATGCTGGCAGTGCTGCTGGACTTCCCGGTACGTCGGTTGGTGCGTCTGGGTTGCGCGAGAAGCCTGGCAATCCTGCTCACCGTGCTGGGGACCCTCGGCGTGGTAGGCCTGTTTGTACAGGTGCTTGGCTCCCAGCTGATCAATCAGGGCAGCACCTTGCTCAACGATCTGGTTCTGGCCTTTCAGCGGCCGGATCTTCCCTTTCACAGTTTTCTCAAGACGATTGAGCCCCCCCAGCTGATTGAGCTTCTACGTGCCAGTCTCGGCACGAGCCTCGGGGTGGTTGGTGGGGCCTTTACCAGCGTCTTCGGCAGCGTTTTTCTGGTTGTGATCGTGGTCTACATGCTCATTGACAATGGAGCCACCTGGAGACAGCTCTTGCGTCTATTGCCCATTGACGTGCGGGATCGCTTTGATCGGAGTGTTCAGAAGAACGTGCTCGGTTTTCTGCGTGGGCAGGTCACGCTGATGATCTTTCTATGTCTTGCAAGTCTCCTGGTATTCGCTGTGCTTGGTGTTAAATTCTCCTTGCTGCTGGCAATTGTTGTGGGTGTACTGGATGCCATCCCAGGCATCGGTGCCACCCTCGGCGTGATCGTAGCGGCCACCGTGGTATTCCTGACCCAGGGGCAGTGGCTGGCCTTGCAGGTGGTGATCGCCTCGGTTGTTCTTCAGCAGATCCAGGACAATCTCATCCATCCGCGGGTGATGGGAAGGGTCCTTGAGATCCAGCCGGTCGTTCTGTTCTTTGCGCTGTTCGTGGGTGAGCGTCTAGCGGGTCTGCTTGGAGTGTTTCTGGCCATCCCCGTGGCTGGCATGCTTCTGGGCTGGAGTAGGGGTGGAGAGGAGGAAGGCTCTCCAGTGACGACGCCATCGCCATAGCCTCTTCAGCTGCCAGCATTCCTTGCCTTCCACAGATGGATCAGACCTCAGATGGACCAAACCTCCGCGAAGCCCACTGACTGGCAGGATTCGCCTTCCACGACATCGGGGGAACCCCACAGCCTTGCGTAGTCGCCACTCTGTGCCGGTCTGCGGTATGGGCCTGGTTGCGCCGCCATTGCCCCCAGTTGTCACCTCTAATTGTTGCCCCGCCCTAGCCACAATCCCAGTCAACGCACTGAAGCTGCGCTCTTACCGTCTTCCCACCCCAACGATTCCTACGGGCAGCTGCAGAGGGTGCGTGACCGCAGGGATGGGCTGGGCTGAGTCGATCGGTTGGCTTGCCAGGCCGCCCTATCCGCCCCCGCCGGCCTGGCCCGATTTTCCGCCGCCGGCCCGGCCGCCCCGGCCAGGCGAGCGCCGGCAAGGCCCAGCCTCCGCTTCGACACTGCGCTGAAGCAACCTCGCCAGTCGGTGTTCCTCGCGATGGCTCACCCTGCGCCAATCGCCTGGCTTCAGACCGCTCAGGCTGAGCGGTGCTTCGCCATCCATCAGGTCGATGGCCACCCGGATCAGCCGCAGGGTGGGCAGCCCCACCCTGGCGGTCATGCGCCGCACCTGGCGGTTGCGGCCCTCCTGCAGCTGCAGTTCCAGCCAACTGACCGGGATGGTGGCCCGCTGCCGGATCGGTGGGTCCCGCTCAGGCAGCTTAGGATCGCTCAGGCAACGCACCAGGGCCGGACGTGTGAGCCTCCCCTGGATGACCACCCCCTGGCGGAGCTGCTGCAGGGCCTCCGGCCGCTGGCCTGCCTCCCCTTCCACCTGCACCCAGTAGGTGCGCCAGTGACCGAAGGCCGGATCGGTGAGCCGCTGCTGCAGCCGGCCATTGGCCGTGAGCAGCAGCAGACCCTCGCTGTCGGCGTCGAGGCGGCCCGCCGCATAGACCCCCGGCACGGCAATGAAATCGGCCAGGCAGCGCCAGCGGCTGCCCGGTTCGGGGGTGAACTGGCTCAGCACCCCGTAGGGCTTGTGGAACAGCAGGGTGGTGGGACGTGAGGCGGGCAGTTCCTCAGGACCGGCGGGCATTCCACAGGTTGACCACGCCGATCGAGATCAGCAGCAGGCCCAGATTCAGACTGAGTGGGGGGAGGACCATGCGGCGATCAGCGCGGTTGACGTCGCGCAGACCCTAGGCCTGTGCAGGCAGCGGCCGGGCCTGGCGGCGGGCGGCGCCTAAGCTGGGACTTGCTGTTCCATGGATTGAGCGCCTCGCCGCATGATTGAGACCTCCGGTGTGATCGAGAAAGAACAGGGCAACGGGTTCTACCTGGTGACCCTGGAGCAGCCGGCTGGTCACCAGTGCCTGTGCCGTGCGGCCGGCAAGCTCACCAAGTTCCGCATCAAGCTCCTCGCCGGCGACAAGGTGCTGGTGGAGATCAGCCCCTACGACCTCACCCGCGGCCGCATCACCTACCGGGAGCGCAATGCCGGAGCCACCGGCCCGCGGGCGGGCGGCAACCGCCCCGGGGGGCCCCGGCGCCGCTGAGCCAGCCGGGTTGCACCGGGCGGGCTCCCGCTGGGCTCAGGCGGGAACGGCCAGCAGCGCTTCGATGGCCGCCTTGAACTCGCTGCGCTGCTTCACCCCCTTGAACTGCTGCTTCAGTTCCTTGCGGAAGAACAGCTGCACCGTGGGCGTTCCCGTGACCCCCGCCTGAACCGCGATCTCCTGGTCGGCTTCGATGTCGATCTCCACGCCCTGGGCGCCGCCGCCCAGCTCATCCAGCACCCGCTTCAGCTGGGGCTTGAGCACATGGCAGGGGCCGCAGGTGGGTGAGGTGTAGACCACCAGCAGAGGCCTGTCGCTGTCGTGGTAGAGCTTGCGCAGGGCGTAGCCGCCCTTCTGCCAGAGGGCGTGCGGGTCGTAGTTGGCCTCGTCGCTTTCGGCGGTGCGTTTGGGTTCACCCACCTCCTGGGGATCCACCGCCTCGCGCTTCACCTCCACCGCGAGGTTGTGATGGCTGAGCCAGCGCTCGGCCGCCAGGGCCGCCTGACAGCCGCTGCCGGCCGCGGTGATGCCCTGGCGCCACTCGGCATCGGCCACATCGCCGGCGGCGAACACGCCCTCCACGCTGGTTTCGGGCCGGCCCGGTCGGGTGACCAGGTAGCCGTGGGCATCCACCTCAAGCTGATCCCGCACCAGGCGGGTGTTGGGGGTGTGGCCGATGGCGTAGAAGAGGCCCTTCACGGCGAGCTCCTCGGTGGCGCCGCTGATGGCGTCACGCAGGGTGATCGCCTCGAGCCAGTCCGTGCCGCTGCAGTCCACCACCTGGCGGTGCCAGTGAACGGTGATGGAAGGGTTGGCCAGCACCCGGTCAGCCATGGCCTTGCTGGCCCGCAGCCTGTCGGAGCGCACGATCAGGTGCACGTGATCCCCGTATTTGGTGAGGTACACCGCCTCCTCGCAGGCGGAGTCACCGCCGCCGACCACGGCCACCGCCTGATCGCGGAACTGGGGCGTGGCGCCATCGCAGATGGCGCAGGCGCTGATGCCGCTGCTCCAGAACCGCTCCTCCTGCGGCAGGCCCAGCCGGTTGGCGCTGGCGCCGGTGGCCAGGATCAGGCTCTGGGCCAGGTAGGTGGTTCCGTCGGCCGTGATCCGGAAGGGCCGCTGGGACAGGTCGATCGCCGTTGCGTCGGCGAGCACGAGCGTGGTGCCCCAGCGCTCGGCCTGGGCCTTCATCCGGTCCATCAGATCGGGCCCCAGGATGCCGTCGGGGAACCCCGGGTAGTTCTCCACGTGGGTGGTGGTCATCAGCTGACCACCGGGGATGCCGCCATCCTGAAAGCCCGTGATCATCAGCGGGTTGAGGTTGGCGCGGGCGGCGTAGATGGCGGCGGTGTAGCCGGCCGGGCCCGAGCCCACGATCACCAGGTTTTCGACGTCGGGTCTGGGGGCGGCGCCAGGGGCGGCTGCAGCGCCGGAACGCGCGTCGGACACGGCTTAAGCGGATTGACTATGAGTTAACCCTAGGCGATCGGGGCTTGCCGCTGGGGCATCAGGAGGACGCCCGAGGCCTTAAGCTTTTGTTCAGATTTCAAGAATGCCGTCGATCTCGGGGTTGGCGCCCTTGGTCAGGTCCGCTGGCACCATCAGCATCCCCAGTTCCAGGAGCTGGGGGTGATCCTCCACTCCCAGCAGCCACTCCCGGAATTCCTCGGTGAGGGCGTAGCTCTCCTCGTACTGCTCGAGGGCATCGAGGGTGGCCCGGCGGGCCAGGGCCCAGCTCACGGCAACGGTGAGTCGGCGATTCAGTGGGGCTTCCATGATCCCGATCCACTCCATATGTGGCACCACGTTGGCGGGCCGTCGTCCCGACTGGCGTAGTGGTTGACACAACGTCTCAATCCCCATCGCCGATGCGGCCGCATTTCGCAAGGGGATGTGTTGAAAACGTACCGATTCTCTCTCCAGCGCCCACGCCCCCATCCAGGCCGCACGGGGCCCTCTGAGCTCTGCTCAGGCCGGGCGCTGCAGGAATCCCGGCAGCTGGGGGCCGCGCAGGCGGATCACGGCACCGGCCTCCTCGTCGATCGCCTCCAGGGGCTGGAGGCTGCCAGGAGTGCCGCCGTGGCCGGGCGCATCGGTGATCAAGGGGCGGCCGCGCAGCAGGTAGGGCTCGCTGAGCGACCAGCTGCGGGCGTAGGCGATCAGCAGCGGATCGGCGGGGGCGAACACGTAGGAGGGATGCCGGGGAATCGCCTCCAGGGAGGCACGGCTGGCGTCCATGCGCACGGCCCGGGTGATCGCCTGCACGAAGCGGCTGCGGGTGACCACGGTGGTGAGGTAGGCCACCACCCGCAGCCGCGGAGCATCGAAGCCCTCCGCGCACATGTCGATGCTCACCAGCCAGTCGGCATCGCCGTCCTGGAAGGCGCGCAGGTGCTCGGAGGCGTCGGGATCCTGGGAGTGCACCAGATGCACCCGGTCGCCCTGCTCCACCAGCAGATCCCTCACCTGGCCGGCGTGGTTGATGTCACGGGCGATCACCAGGCCGCCCGCCTCCGGATGCTCGCGGCGGACCCGCTCCAGGCGGGAGCGGGCGCTGAGCAGCATGCGCAGGGCGATGCTGCTGGAATCGCCCAGCCGGATCGCGCGCCGCAGGTTCCGGGCCCGCCAGCTTTCGCGGCTTTCGGCCGAGAGGGGCGAGGTCTCCGTGTCGCTGTGCTGCAGCCCCTCCGGGTCGGCTGGCCGCCCATGCTCCACCCAGCCGTCCTGAAAGCGGAACTCCAGAGGGCGCACGTCCCCGGCGGCGATCAGCTGGCGCGGCTCCACGCTCAGGTCCGGCGTGATCCGCTCCACCACCTCATCGCCCTGGCGCAGGCGCTCGCGCCGGGCCGCGCAGAACGCCAGGTTGTCGGCTCGGAACGGTGTGCCCGTGAGTCCCAGCCTCAGGGCTGCCGTCTCCGTGAGACGTCCGAACGCATGGCCCCAGGCGGCCGCCTCCGGCTCCTCCGGGTCGATGCCCAGATGGTGCACCTCATCGGCGATCGCCAGCCAGCGGCTGCCGCTGTCCGGATGGCCCGGGGCGCCGTCGGTGGCGAGCCAGGGGTCGTTCCAGGCGGCCTCCAGCCGCTGCCGGTGCCGGGCCGCGGACTGGTAACTGAGCACCAGGCCCTGGCAGGTGGGCCCGGCGCTCAGGGGATTCAGGTCGAGTTCCGGATCCCAGCGCTCCAGCTGCAGGCCAAGGCGACGCGCGGCCGCCTGCCACTGCTGTGCGATCGAGGCGCGGTGGCAGAACACCAGGAACCGATCCAGGCGGCCCTCCTGATGCAGGCGCTGGAAACCGAGCAGGGCGCCGAGGGTCTTGCCGGCGCCGGGGCCGGCATGGATCAGCACGTCCTGGCCCCCGGGCCGCTCCTGCACCAGCCGCGCCCGCATCAGCTGCACCAGCCGGCTCTGCCACTGGCGTGGCTGGAGGCCACGGGGGGCCGAGCCGGCCTGCGGGGGGCGGCCTTGGACCAGGTCGAACGACAGGTTGGCCATAGCCCTCCGTGCGCTGGCCATTGTCCCGGGTGCTGTCCAGCCCGGCAGCAACCCGCACCAGGCCAAGCCGGGCCTGCGAGCACGCAACGGAGCAGGCAACAGGAATAGGTGTTCTCGCTGATGGGCCGTTCCCCGGCTCTGCCTAGGTTCCGGGCACCTGCTCCTCCACCCCATCGGTCATGCCCTCCCCTCCCGAGACCCGCCGCCCCTGGGCGTCGTGGCAGCGCCGCCATCTGGAACTCTGCTGGCGGCGTGACTGCGACATCGACCCGCTCATCCTGCGGGCGCGGCTGCTGCACCGGTGCCAGGCCCGCGCCCTGGCGATCAGCATCGAGCAGGAGCTGCTGCCGATCTTCTGACGCCGCTGCTCTGATGCAGCTCTTCAGATCAGCCCCGTGCCGGCCCGGTCTGCGTGGTCAAGCCCGCACATTCGTGGCGGAGTCGTTGCCGGTTGCGGCCACCCGCTTCCTAATGGAAGCAGGACCATGCGAAGCAACGGTGTCCCCATCTCCCCCCCAGCTCCTGATTCCCCGGGAATACCGGCCCGGCGAGGCGCGGGTGGCCGCCACGCCCGAAACCGTCCAGAGACTCACGGCCAAGGGCCTGCGCCTGGCGGTCGAGGCCGGCGCCGGTGAGCCCTCGGGCTTTCAGGACCGGGCCTACGCCGAAGCCGGAGCCGAACTGCTCTCCCCCGAAACCCCCTCCTGGGAGAAGGTAGATGGGGTGCTCTGCGTCCAGCCTCCCGCCCAGGAACGGCTGGAGCAGCTGCGCCCCGGTGCCCTGCTGGTGGGTCTG
This sequence is a window from Cyanobium sp. PCC 7001. Protein-coding genes within it:
- a CDS encoding AI-2E family transporter; translation: MNDLNAPAWRRLSHSALLRFLLLLACGWGVVKLIDYFQAVLTLFIAAAMLAVLLDFPVRRLVRLGCARSLAILLTVLGTLGVVGLFVQVLGSQLINQGSTLLNDLVLAFQRPDLPFHSFLKTIEPPQLIELLRASLGTSLGVVGGAFTSVFGSVFLVVIVVYMLIDNGATWRQLLRLLPIDVRDRFDRSVQKNVLGFLRGQVTLMIFLCLASLLVFAVLGVKFSLLLAIVVGVLDAIPGIGATLGVIVAATVVFLTQGQWLALQVVIASVVLQQIQDNLIHPRVMGRVLEIQPVVLFFALFVGERLAGLLGVFLAIPVAGMLLGWSRGGEEEGSPVTTPSP
- a CDS encoding pseudouridine synthase, which translates into the protein MPAGPEELPASRPTTLLFHKPYGVLSQFTPEPGSRWRCLADFIAVPGVYAAGRLDADSEGLLLLTANGRLQQRLTDPAFGHWRTYWVQVEGEAGQRPEALQQLRQGVVIQGRLTRPALVRCLSDPKLPERDPPIRQRATIPVSWLELQLQEGRNRQVRRMTARVGLPTLRLIRVAIDLMDGEAPLSLSGLKPGDWRRVSHREEHRLARLLQRSVEAEAGPCRRSPGRGGRAGGGKSGQAGGGG
- the infA gene encoding translation initiation factor IF-1, with translation MIETSGVIEKEQGNGFYLVTLEQPAGHQCLCRAAGKLTKFRIKLLAGDKVLVEISPYDLTRGRITYRERNAGATGPRAGGNRPGGPRRR
- the trxB gene encoding thioredoxin-disulfide reductase — translated: MSDARSGAAAAPGAAPRPDVENLVIVGSGPAGYTAAIYAARANLNPLMITGFQDGGIPGGQLMTTTHVENYPGFPDGILGPDLMDRMKAQAERWGTTLVLADATAIDLSQRPFRITADGTTYLAQSLILATGASANRLGLPQEERFWSSGISACAICDGATPQFRDQAVAVVGGGDSACEEAVYLTKYGDHVHLIVRSDRLRASKAMADRVLANPSITVHWHRQVVDCSGTDWLEAITLRDAISGATEELAVKGLFYAIGHTPNTRLVRDQLEVDAHGYLVTRPGRPETSVEGVFAAGDVADAEWRQGITAAGSGCQAALAAERWLSHHNLAVEVKREAVDPQEVGEPKRTAESDEANYDPHALWQKGGYALRKLYHDSDRPLLVVYTSPTCGPCHVLKPQLKRVLDELGGGAQGVEIDIEADQEIAVQAGVTGTPTVQLFFRKELKQQFKGVKQRSEFKAAIEALLAVPA
- a CDS encoding DEAD/DEAH box helicase, translating into MANLSFDLVQGRPPQAGSAPRGLQPRQWQSRLVQLMRARLVQERPGGQDVLIHAGPGAGKTLGALLGFQRLHQEGRLDRFLVFCHRASIAQQWQAAARRLGLQLERWDPELDLNPLSAGPTCQGLVLSYQSAARHRQRLEAAWNDPWLATDGAPGHPDSGSRWLAIADEVHHLGIDPEEPEAAAWGHAFGRLTETAALRLGLTGTPFRADNLAFCAARRERLRQGDEVVERITPDLSVEPRQLIAAGDVRPLEFRFQDGWVEHGRPADPEGLQHSDTETSPLSAESRESWRARNLRRAIRLGDSSSIALRMLLSARSRLERVRREHPEAGGLVIARDINHAGQVRDLLVEQGDRVHLVHSQDPDASEHLRAFQDGDADWLVSIDMCAEGFDAPRLRVVAYLTTVVTRSRFVQAITRAVRMDASRASLEAIPRHPSYVFAPADPLLIAYARSWSLSEPYLLRGRPLITDAPGHGGTPGSLQPLEAIDEEAGAVIRLRGPQLPGFLQRPA